The following coding sequences lie in one Trichoderma breve strain T069 chromosome 1, whole genome shotgun sequence genomic window:
- a CDS encoding prolyl oligopeptidase family domain-containing protein: protein MENYVIESSKVIPHWLPGGDIFWYQLKLPGNGHDFVLVNALKATRQGGFTEDTLAQEVERLMGRWIDLKSLTEGDMEWNNPLDNANLKGRFVNTEFASPYAASEVSIRFLNRCSSPVTIEWVDHSCEPVWRGVIEVGKIGHFTTWNGHIWRIHAKEDPNLKVLYAAPKEEDKDAVVIDDNLLRGEDGARKPKNDTGFPLISIRNGTVWATYENGDEQTLASDDTETGLYDEERIYISPDRQFAIIWQYTPEQDYQMHLVESSPTKQLQPKIKSIHYLKPGHQVRVDRPRLFDLSQRKEIPTDDALFRNPYALTNLGWNKSGEEYRFIFNERGHQHLRVIGISVHGRVRVLVEESTKTFIDYSTKLYRHLILDTEEMIWASERDGWNHLYLYDLRQGILKNQVTTGTWLVKAVSRVDEKTRQIWFSGFGMVKGQDPYYAQLARINFDGSGLTMLTDGNGTHSWKWSPDYRYLIDTWSRVNCPPEVVLRDGNTGAKILTLQESQLARLADSQWNAPEIFSTPGRDGVTMIHGIIIRPANFDANNKYPILEEIYAGPQGYYTPKAFSNYSWYRGWADRDYVVVKLDGMGTNWRSKAFHDVCYKNIHDAGFPDRIKWIREAAATRPWMDLERVGIMGTSAGGQSAGAALIHHGDFYKAAAADSGCHDNRMDKIWWNEQWMGWPVDKSYEDASNVVNAEKLQGNLMLIVGDLDDNVDPSSTFQFANALNKAGKIYEMLLIPGGKHGCGHGQYGQMRQADFFQRHLQKKQQFSCI from the coding sequence ATGGAGAATTATGTGATAGAGAGTAGCAAAGTTATCCCGCATTGGCTGCCAGGCGGAGATATATTCTGGTACCAACTCAAACTGCCTGGAAACGGTCATGATTTTGTGCTTGTCAATGCTCTGAAGGCCACTCGCCAAGGGGGCTTTACCGAGGATACTCTAGCTCAAGAGGTAGAGCGGTTGATGGGTCGGTGGATAGACTTGAAGTCTCTAACTGAAGGTGATATGGAATGGAACAACCCTCTCGACAATGCAAATTTGAAGGGAAGGTTTGTAAATACAGAGTTCGCTTCCCCATATGCGGCCAGCGAAGTATCAATTCGATTTCTCAACAGATGCAGCTCCCCGGTAACGATAGAATGGGTTGATCACTCGTGCGAGCCAGTCTGGCGAGGTGTTATTGAAGTGGGGAAAATCGGCCACTTCACAACCTGGAATGGCCACATATGGAGAATACATGCCAAAGAAGATCCAAATTTAAAGGTTCTATATGCTGcgccaaaggaagaagacaaagatgCCGTTGTTATTGACGATAATCTACTGcgtggtgaagatggcgcTCGCAAACCCAAGAATGACACGGGATTTCCCCTAATCTCTATACGAAATGGAACAGTTTGGGCTACTTATGAGAATGGAGATGAGCAAACTCTTGCCAGCGATGATACTGAAACTGGCCTATATGATGAGGAAAGAATCTATATCTCTCCCGACAGACAATTTGCTATTATATGGCAGTATACGCCTGAACAGGACTATCAGATGCACCTGGTTGAGTCTTCACCTACTAAACAGCTTCAGCCTAAAATAAAGTCTATTCATTACCTCAAACCTGGTCATCAAGTCAGAGTTGATAGGCCTCGTCTTTTCGATTTAAGCCAGCGCAAAGAAATACCAACAGACGATGCTCTGTTCCGCAATCCATACGCATTAACAAATCTCGGTTGGAATAAGAGCGGAGAAGAGTATAGATTCATTTTCAACGAGAGAGGTCATCAACACTTGCGAGTTATTGGAATCTCTGTGCATGGTCGCGTTCGAGTCTTGGTAGAAGAAAGTACCAAAACATTCATCGACTACTCCACCAAGCTTTATCGTCATTTGATCTTAGACACGGAGGAGATGATATGGGCTAGTGAGCGTGATGGCTGGAATCATTTGTACCTCTACGACCTACGGCAGGGTATTTTGAAGAACCAAGTCACGACCGGGACCTGGCTCGTCAAGGCTGTCAGTAGAGTAGATGAGAAGACGCGCCAGATTTGGTTCTCCGGCTTTGGCATGGTCAAGGGTCAAGATCCGTATTATGCTCAACTTGCAAGGATCAACTTTGATGGTTCAGGGCTCACAATGCTTACCGATGGCAACGGAACTCATTCCTGGAAGTGGTCTCCAGATTATCGCTATTTGATCGATACATGGTCAAGAGTCAATTGTCCCCCAGAAGTTGTGTTACGGGATGGAAATACTGGCGCAAAAATCTTGACTCTCCAGGAAAGCCAGCTCGCCCGCCTTGCTGACTCTCAATGGAATGCTCCGGAGATATTTTCTACCCCAGGTCGTGATGGAGTCACTATGATACACGGCATTATCATTCGACCTGCAAATTTTGACGCTAATAACAAATATCCAATCCTCGAAGAGATATATGCGGGACCACAGGGTTACTATACCCCTAAAGCTTTTTCGAATTATTCTTGGTATCGCGGCTGGGCTGACCGAGACTATGTCGTTGTAAAACTCGACGGCATGGGGACAAATTGGCGATCGAAAGCTTTTCACGACGTCTGCTACAAAAATATTCACGACGCAGGGTTCCCCGACCGCATCAAGTGGATCAGAGAGGCAGCGGCGACGCGTCCATGGATGGACCTTGAGCGCGTTGGTATTATGGGCACGTCTGCTGGCGGCCAAAGTGCGGGTGCTGCACTGATCCATCACGGAGACTTTTATaaagcggcagcagcagactcTGGATGCCACGATAACCGCATGGATAAGATTTGGTGGAACGAGCAGTGGATGGGCTGGCCCGTTGATAAGTCGTACGAGGACGCGAGCAATGTCGTCAACGCTGAGAAGTTGCAAGGGAATCTTATGCTGATCGTTGGGGATCTAGATGACAATGTAGATCCGTCATCGACGTTTCAATTTGCAAATGCGTTAAACAAAGCAGGGAAAATATACGAGATGCTCCTTATACCGGGCGGCAAGCATGGCTGTGGACATGGACAATATGGTCAAATGCGGCAGGCTGACTTttttcaacgccatctccaaaagaagcagcaattCTCATGTATATAG
- a CDS encoding amidase domain-containing protein has protein sequence MSLDLRYSDATALAELIRTGKVSAVEVMQAHLDRINSLNPQLNAIVTLNKSALEEAKAADAAVQAGTKNLGPLHGVPFTVKDSIDTAGVATQRGSPIFEGRVPSSDAVSVARMKAAGAILLAKTNLPEFSYACESENLLTGRTNNPWNLEKTPGGSSGGESAAIAAGLSPIGLGTDLSISVRGPSAMTGIMALKPTHGRIPMTGVWPREPRRFWHTGPMARSVRDLALAYSVMAGPDGQDAFSSLGANFDAGVGATPKRQLKVGWLVEPGFGPIDREVGSTVRAAAEALKAAGCAVESVRIPALEQDFALDVFLRIHVNEMKPPMVKITSGQPEEKIFKNARGMLNTPETPMAEFVDAEQAIDRLKDGFAEYFQKYDALVCPVIPVPSHGHAIEELTIDGQTVSNFNICSTTTPFTVTGLPGLSIPFGASHDGMPIGVQLVSSWHAESTVLHLASVLEKVSPVKGSHPNI, from the coding sequence ATGAGTCTGGATCTTAGATACTCCGACGCTACGGCGCTTGCCGAGCTGATTCGCACGGGCAAAGTGTCTGCCGTAGAAGTTATGCAGGCTCACCTCGACCGCATAAATTCTCTGAACCCCCAGCTGAATGCTATCGTCACCCTTAACAAGAGTGCGTTGGAGGAGGCCAAAGCCGCAGACGCAGCAGTGCAGGCTGGTACAAAGAATCTCGGCCCCCTGCATGGCGTCCCATTCACCGTGAAAGATTCGATTGATACTGCAGGCGTGGCGACACAACGCGGCTCGCCAATTTTCGAAGGCCGCGTGCCGTCGTCCGACGCCGTCAGCGTTGCGCGGATGAAGGCCGCCGGCGCCATTTTACTTGCCAAGACCAACCTCCCGGAATTCTCATACGCCTGCGAAAGTGAGAATCTCCTCACGGGCAGGACGAACAACCCTTGGAACCTCGAGAAGACGCCAGGGGGCTCCAGCGGCGGAGAGTCGGCGGCCATTGCAGCCGGACTCTCCCCTATTGGCTTGGGCACCGATCTTAGCATCTCAGTACGCGGCCCGTCTGCGATGACAGGCATCATGGCGCTCAAGCCAACTCACGGGCGTATTCCTATGACAGGCGTATGGCCACGAGAGCCTCGCCGGTTCTGGCATACAGGGCCAATGGCGCGAAGCGTTCGCGACTTGGCTCTGGCATACTCGGTGATGGCTGGCCCCGACGGGCAAGATGCATTTTCGTCACTGGGGGCCAACTTTGATGCCGGAGTCGGAGCGACGCCCAAACGACAGCTCAAGGTCGGCTGGCTAGTAGAGCCGGGGTTTGGCCCTATTGATCGCGAGGTTGGCTCAACCGTCCGggctgccgccgaggctCTCAAAGCTGCAGGCTGTGCCGTCGAGTCTGTCCGCATCCCGGCTCTGGAGCAGGACTTCGCCCTGGACGTGTTTTTACGCATTCATGTCAATGAGATGAAACCCCCCATGGTGAAAATCACCAGCGGGCAACCCGAAGAAAAGATTTTCAAGAATGCTCGGGGCATGTTGAACACTCCCGAAACACCAATGGCCGAGTTCGTTGATGCTGAGCAGGCAATTGATAGGCTCAAGGACGGCTTTGCCGAATATTTCCAAAAGTATGATGCACTTGTGTGCCCTGTGATTCCAGTACCCTCGCATGGGCACGCTATTGAAGAGCTCACGATTGACGGGCAGACCGTCAGTAACTTCAATATTTGTTCGACCACCACGCCTTTCACTGTAACGGGACTACCAGGACTGTCAATCCCGTTCGGAGCAAGTCATGATGGCATGCCAATCGGTGTCCAGCTTGTCAGTAGCTGGCACGCTGAGTCCACAGTCCTGCACCTCGCATCCGTGCTGGAAAAGGTCAGCCCTGTTAAGGGGTCTCATCCAAACATATAA